The genomic window tcaaagaatcaTAAAGGTCTAGAGAGAAAGCTTTCACAGTATTTTGAATCTCAAAAACAATTTGTGCCTTCTGATAATTTAGTTTCACAACGTATGACTTTACAATTAGATAAAAACTCTTTCCAACAAGTGATCTTACAATACGTCCAACAAGATAATATACTGAATGATAAGAATCCATTACAAGATAGTAGTGATAAAATCTTACATGCGCcgaattttgaaaatttgagATCCATTTTGTTAAATGAAGCAAGTCATTTACCAAAATCATCCAAAGAATCTAGAAAAAGTAATATCCATTATTTGcaattcaatttgaatGTCCCGTATCCTTTAAATATCATAATTAGTAGAATTTGCATTGACcaatatcaaataatatcaagatATATCCATCTCCTCCAATATCACGGGAAACTGCTAGATGATACATGGtttgaaatcaataaaCACAAAATATGGCGGTATAAAGGTTATAATTCCAATATTAACCGAACTATCATTAAACGGTGTCGGATATTGCATAATAAGatgaataattttgttaAGGTGGTATTGGAATATTTCACACAAAACGTCattgataaagaaattacaaagatAATCAATTCGAATAAAGCGACTACGattaatgatttacaaaatgttCTTCAAGAAAGTTTAACCAATATAATGACAAATTGTTGCCTGTCACAATTAATCGAAATTCAGTTACAACTGTTTGAGATAATTCacaaattttccaaattcattatttcaaTGAGACAAAAACTATGTCGTCTGAATCCAACAATATACGAGCATTACCTTTCAAGAAGttatgaagaaaacaacaataatgcACAAGACGGCtataatgaagaagaggCCTTACTGTTGACGTCTAATATTGGTGCTTATATTGAACAGGTTTATTTCGGATTTGATCAACATGTAGAAGCATTCATTGAAGGATTGACACATTATTACAATAGTAGGACAGAAGTCCGTGATTCTGCTGGGAATGACAATAGTGGGCGGCTAATTAACTCGTTAAGGATGTTAAAGGGATAACAAAAGTAGATGTAAAAATAGACATGCGGACCGGAGTtggtgaaaaattaaattgtTGGGTTTTTCCAGGATCTAGATTTCAAACCCATACATCACAAAACACCCGCCTCTATTTCTGGCTTCCACTATTTGGTGCGCGCGATTTGAATTCCATCTCGCTATGTGCGTGCGTACGTAacaattatcatcatcatgcTCGGCACGAAAAGACAAGGATCTTGTGAATATGGAACAGACAAGAAGTTGATAGAAGATGAGCAGCAAGAAGGTACCACCTTGGTGATGAGAGGATGGAACAATCTTCCAATTTTggttgttcttcttcaatggcAGCCACCACCAGCAGTTCAACTCAATTCAATCTTAACGTAACGTGGACATACGTACTTGTCCACAGTCAAGATCGTACGTGCTGTCGCTCTCCTAGGTACGTACATTGAAACTTTTTTATGCACATCGaatataacaataattcattcaatttcatataAATGCACGAATCtaatgaatatttcttaaatcaATTCCTTTCTCTTTCCATTtatgttttcatttttttctaaatctttcCTAAGAAACCAAGCAATTCATTGCAAATCAATTCATACTAAATCAATAATGGCTGTCTCCAAAATTTACGCTAGATCCGTCTACGATTCCCGTGGTAACCCAACTGTCGAAGTTGAAATCACCACTGAAAACGGTGTTTTCAGAGCTATGGTCCCATCTGGTGCTTCCACTGGTGTCCACGAAGCTTTGGAAATGAGAGATGAAGACAAATCCAAATGGTTAGGTAAGGGTGTTTTGAACGCTGTTGCCAACGTCAACAACGTCATTGCTCCAGCTTTCGTTAAGGCTAACTTAGATGTCAAGGACCAAAAGGCTGTCGATGACTTCTTATTAAACTTGGATGGTACTGCCAACAAGTCTAAGTTAGGTGCTAACGCTATCTTAGGTGTCTCTTTAGCTGCTGCCAGAGCTGCTGCCGCTGAAAAGAACGTCCCATTGTACAAGCATTTGGCTGACTTATCTGGTGCTAAGACCTCTCCATACGTCTTACCAGTTCCATTCTTGAATGTTTTGAACGGTGGTTCCCACGCTGGTGGTGCTTTAGCTTTACAAGAATTCATGATTGCTCCAACTGGTGCTAAGACCTTCGCTGAAGCTTTGAGAATGGGTTCCGAAGTTTACCACAACTTGAAGTCTTTGACCAAGAAGAGATACGGTTCTTCTGCCGGTAACGTCGGTGACGAAGGTGGTGTTGCTCCAAACATTCAAACTGCTGAAGAAGCTTTAGATTTGATTGTTGATGCTATCAAGGCTGCTGGTCACGATGGTAAGATCAAGATTGCTTTGGATTGTGCTTCCTCcgaattcttcaaagatGGTAAGTACGATTTGGACTTCAAGAACCCAGAATCTGACTCTTCTAAATGGTTATCTGGTCCACAATTAGCTGACTTGTACCACActttgatgaagaagtaCCCAATTGTTTCTATTGAAGATCCATTTGCTGAAGATGACTGGGAAGCTTGGTCTCACTTCTTCAAGACTGCTGGTATCCAAATTGTTGCTGATGATTTAACTGTCACCAACCCAGCTAGAATTGCTACTGCTATTGAAAAGAAGTCTGCTGATGCTTTGTTGTTGAAGGTTAACCAAATTGGTACCTTATCTGAATCCATCAAGGCTGCTAACGACTCTTTCGCCGCTGGCTGGGGTGTTATGGTTTCCCACAGATCTGGTGAAACTGAAGATACCTTCATTGCTGATTTGGTTGTTGGTTTGAGAACTGGTCAAATTAAGACTGGTGCTCCAGCTAGATCCGAAAGATTGGCTAAGTTGAACCAAATCTTGAGAAtcgaagaagaattagGTGACAAGGCTATCTTCGCTGGTGAAAACTTCCACACTGGTTTCAAGTTATAAGCTACTTATTAAATGATCTTTTATGATATCTCATTTTCTATATAGTTTACAATTTTATACTAATGCCTCTttatgataaatataaatagttAGGTTTAATTTATGCATCGCTTTTGCGTTCATGTCataattgttttattgTGTCTTGcttaatttttctaaataGATCTATGAAGGATAGTTCTAATTTCTCAAAAGACCTTTAAGTATATCGTTGAGAATATCGACTATTGTAAACTTGATTCAGAAAATTGATTCGTACCCTTACATGTTTGATTATTAGTTCAAGTGATCGTATGTACGGACTTGACGATTTCAGtatcttattatttgtatcaTATAAATTGTGTGCTGTTTTATGCACTGGTACCTTTTAAATGATAAGATTTAGAGGTGCAACAAAGTGCACGGGAACTTTACACTGGGTACAGCGAAACAGACTTGCGTACAGATTGGAGTTCGATTAGGACCTCAATGAAAAGGATGTCAAAAGGACTCATGCAGAAGAACAACCTAACTCTACTCTATAGTTTATTGCAAGGTAAAACTTTTGGATAAGGGATAGTTCAAAGTAGCATGACATTACTTCCACCACAAGTGAGGGAccatttaatgaataatcaaaaaaataaagagacgaatatgaatatgattCATAACAACCATCACTCAATGGAATCACATCAACACATGGTAGGTAAAGATATGGATATGGGAGAAGACTCATGTTCCATGAACATGTTATTCAGTTGGTCATACAAGAATACTTGTGTTGTTTTCAAATGGTGGCATATTCGTTCCTTCTTTGGATTAATTATAAGCTGTTTGAGCATTATGACTTTATCATATCtttatgaatattttaaatatcGTCTTAATTCATACGAAGAAAACgaattgaaaaggaattcCAATGCAGTTAATACGAGAAAGTTCAAATTACATACAAGTATTTGGTATGCGGTTCAAGTTGGGTTTTCATTCATGCTCATGCTTGTTTTCATGACATATAATGGCTGGTTAATGTTAGCTGTTGTGTTTGGAGCATTTTTGGGACACTATTCTTGGAATGTCCCAAATTCTATAAAGTCTACTCTCGGTTCACAATCTTTGGCATGCCATtgatctttttttttcgtaGCTCCATCATACCTCTATATAGGCTTATGTTTGCTACGTAACTTCTATATTTCATACTAATACCTTTTAGCTATTCCATAGACACAAGgcatattttttatctttgaaGGTGGCAGGAATAAGAAGTgcaagaaattattaatctTATAGTGTACTGAAACGAAGCTGAAACCATTGTGAGTGTCTGAgcaaattttcaaataacaACCAAAATGAGGAATGTACAAAAAATCTTGACTCGAATTTATGatataacaaaaaacaaaaaagcAAGAACTGATCAGGACTACGAATTAAATTGGTGatataaagatatatagCCCATAAGAATACAAAAATGACATTCCCTTGTAAACCATTATCATAAGTGTCAGAGTGTCTTTTCCCACCACAGTTTTATATTTCGACCTTCGAAAAAAACAGACAGTTAACACCGCCCTTTCAAAAAGTCCGAACTTGCAGAAGAGATCTTTTAAGGAACTTTGTAAACtatataaatgaaaagGAGGATATATTCCTTTTACTACCACTCATCTTAGCTTCTATTACAAATTTTTAACGTCTTAAATATACTTAAAAgttgaaaattattaaaaagcaagaattcaaaaatacTATTGACTATGACAGGccaagaaagaagaaaagttGCAATCATTGGCGCAGGTCCAGGGGGTCTAGCCACAACAAGGGTATTTCTCGAGAACACAACCACTTTCGACATTAAAATCTTCGAGAAAGATAGTCAAATCGGTGGTGTTTGGTATTATcctgaagataataaagaagGAAGAGTCATGTATGATTACTTAGAGACAAATCTTTCCAAGGAATTAATGCAATTTAGTGGGTTCCCATTTGGAGAACATATTAGGAAGTTCCCTACTAGGAATGATGtttatgattatttaaGGAGTTACTATAAGCGTTTTattgttaataatgaaagagTTCAAATCcatttcaataatgaagtTACCGGTATAaagaaagtgaaaaatgAGTGGGAAGTTACCATCAAAGATGAGGAAGATGTGTTAAAGTTTGATTACGTTGTCATTGCTACAGGTCATTTTACTGAACCCAATATACCAAAAGGAATTCCAAATTTGGAACACTGGTTTACAAATAAGCATGCCTTCCATGCGAAGGATTTTCAAAATGCTGAAATTGCAAGAGGGAAAACCATTGTAGTCATTGGAAATGGTAGCTCAGGTACTGACATTAGAAATCAATTGTCGACCGTCGCAAGGAAAGTCTATAATAGTGTCAATGATCCAAGTTTATCTTCTCCGTTAGataattttaaagatataatagaattagttccaaaaattatcaaaactAACTGGGAATCTCGTTCCATCGAGTTAGAGGATGGCCGTGTTCTTAAGAATGTTGATTACCTGATTTATGCAACTGGTTACCTTTATGCTTTCCCattctttgaagaaaagatgaAAGTTGAGTTATTAGGAGAAGATAGGACTTCAAAAGGGGTTCATCATCTATGGGAACATTTATTTTACCAACCTGACCCAACATTGgctttttcattattaccCACCATGGTAGTCCCATTCCCGTTAGCAGAGTTACAGGCATGTGTTATTGTAAAAGTATTCACCAATAAATTGACTGTATCAAAACAtactgaagaagattttGGGAATCGTCATGGCTTTTCGTTCGCAACCGGTGAAGACATTGATTATTATAGACATTTACAAGCTTTACTTGAAATGAGTGGTGGTAACGATGATCCTTTCCAGCCCGTTAAATGGGATGAATCACATAAAAGGTTAAGAATCAAAAATGTCAAAGATAAAGAGAATAGAAACTTACTGCTATCAAAATTTGCCTCAGAACTAAGGGAACGAAAAGAAGTGTATCGTTTACCGCCACCAGAGTAtacataataaaataatatatattttcaaccCAATGTAATAAATGTATCTTAGAGATATTAAAAAAGTGGAGTAAAAGAGAATATGTCACTAGGTATATCCCAAACTGGTGATATGTCAGCATCAGCATATTACgtatatatactttttaTAGTTTTCTTAAATAAAGTTTTCTCGCCAAGAAGTTCGgggaagaaaagaagaaatacGAGGAACGTGGAAAACAATCAACAGgagaaaacaaaacaataaataacaCCGGTTTTCAACTTTAATCTCGAACTAATAATACagatttttcttcaaaggGTAAGCTAGCTTTAACTAGATTTTGATTGTACATACATAAAATTATTGTGTCGATACCGACCTTTAGTTAGCACATTATACTAGCGAAAAAATGTATGATgctcaacaacaacataGAAGCGAACCCTATTCCTGTTCCAGATGTAGACGgttaaaaaagaaatgtcTCAAAGAAGTCCCAACTTGTTCAAATTGTATGAAGGCTAATAAGGAATGTGTATATCTGGGAAGAGCTCCCAGGAGgacaaagaaagaaatactGGCTGCTGCTCTTCGAGGTGAATATGTTCCAAATAAAAGGCACAAAAGCGAACAACATGTCCCTGGTATTGATGATGTCAACTCGACAATCTCCAACCAAGGGTCTAACAACGTATCAGCGGGAAGTAGCGCTTCTCAGTTAAACACGAGCCTTGGCCCACCTACTCCCAATTTCTATGTGCCCATTAATGATGCACAACGTATACCCAGTCCAACTTTAAATTCTATAAGGAAACTAGACGGTATGGACGATACTTCCCCTCGAATACTAACAAGTACTCAGGGGGCAAGCGAAGGGTTTAACTCATTGATATCTGCTCTTTCCTCATCAGATACAACTGAGAATACTCCGCCCTCATACCCACCGCCGCAAAACAATTTAatgaacaataataatgaaagagATCATCAAATGATGACTTCACTGCCGCCTATATTGAATGAAAGTGAAAATCCAACTAATCCTATGGGCATGTCATTAACTCCACCTGCCACAAATTTGCCTGTTAGTAGTAACCAACTATCAAGTAAACATTCTTCTTTAACACCCATTTTGTctcaaattcaagaacaagatgaaACCTTCAAACAACAAATTACAACCAATGAACTCAATTATGAATTTAAAGGTATGAAGGATATAAATACATTGAGTACATCTCTAACTCCAGGACCTACTAGAGCCATGTCAATCCCCATTCATTCATCTGCACTAGAAATGGAAACAATTGGTTCTGTTTTCAAAGGTGGGCGGACGACATCATGGTTACATCATGACGGGACATACAAACCTATCGGTAGATCCTTATTAGACAGGTTCATAGCTGCATATTTCAAACATAACCATAGGCTTTTCCCTATGATTGATAAAATTGCTTTCCTTAATGACGTTTCTAAAATCTCTGATTTCGaatcattagaaaaaaatattgacaCAGGAAGTGAATacaatattttaatttttaaaatatatatgataatgGCCATCGGTTGTACTACATTAAGAAGAGCAGGGATGCTTAAcgtagaagaagaagatttaagTGAACATTTATCATATTTAgcaatgaagaaattctCCTATGTGATACAATTGCAAAATATTGAGACTGTTAGATGTCTTTTACTGTTAGgtatttattcattttttgaacCAAGAGGTTCATCATCATGGACAATTAGTGGACTTATTATGAGGTTAACAATTGCGCTGGGTCTTAACAAGGCGCTGACTCccaagaaaatgaaattattatctgcCATTGAGATGGAAGCTCGAAACAGAGTATTTTGGAGTGCATATTGCTTTGAAAGATTGGTTTCCACTAGTTTAGGGAGGTTTTCTgctattgatgatgatgaaataaCAATTGGTTTACCACGTCCACTTTATGATGGAGAAAAAGACGAAATTGAAGTTACTAGAACGATGATTGAACTAAGGAAAATTGCAGGTAGAATCTATAAACAAGTTCATTCAGTTAGTGTAAGTAGACAAAATCTTTCCATTGAacagaaaaataaaatcattgaagGCCTAAGTACTGAATTAGATGGAATCTACGAGAAagaatcaaagaaaatgcAACTACATAATTCGAAACGATTAGCAGAGAAggatcaaataaaaaaccaAATTTGTAATGCCATTTCTTACCATAATTCTGATAATTGGTTGACAATGAGATATGCGCAATTAcaaattttattgtttAGACCATCCACGTTAATACCTAAACCATCCATTGAATCATTAACTAAACTAGGTGAATGTTGTTTATTGGCATGGAGACATACTTATCTGTtatatacaaaaaaattattaccattgaATTGGATAACACTTTTCAGGACGTTAACTATTTGTAATACTATTCTTTATTGTCTTTGTCAATGGAGCATTGATTTGATTGAAagtaaaattgaaattcaaCAATGTGTAGAAATTTTACAACATTTTGGTGAGAAATGGATATTCGCAAAAAGATGTGCCGAtgttttccaaaatatgaGTAATACTATTTTAGAGATTAGTTTAAGTCACGGTAAAGTGCCTAATATGGATAAATTAACAAGAGAATTATTTGGTGCTAGTGACGCTTATCAAGATATTTt from Naumovozyma dairenensis CBS 421 chromosome 3, complete genome includes these protein-coding regions:
- the STB5 gene encoding Stb5p (similar to Saccharomyces cerevisiae STB5 (YHR178W); ancestral locus Anc_5.59); its protein translation is MYDAQQQHRSEPYSCSRCRRLKKKCLKEVPTCSNCMKANKECVYLGRAPRRTKKEILAAALRGEYVPNKRHKSEQHVPGIDDVNSTISNQGSNNVSAGSSASQLNTSLGPPTPNFYVPINDAQRIPSPTLNSIRKLDGMDDTSPRILTSTQGASEGFNSLISALSSSDTTENTPPSYPPPQNNLMNNNNERDHQMMTSLPPILNESENPTNPMGMSLTPPATNLPVSSNQLSSKHSSLTPILSQIQEQDETFKQQITTNELNYEFKGMKDINTLSTSLTPGPTRAMSIPIHSSALEMETIGSVFKGGRTTSWLHHDGTYKPIGRSLLDRFIAAYFKHNHRLFPMIDKIAFLNDVSKISDFESLEKNIDTGSEYNILIFKIYMIMAIGCTTLRRAGMLNVEEEDLSEHLSYLAMKKFSYVIQLQNIETVRCLLLLGIYSFFEPRGSSSWTISGLIMRLTIALGLNKALTPKKMKLLSAIEMEARNRVFWSAYCFERLVSTSLGRFSAIDDDEITIGLPRPLYDGEKDEIEVTRTMIELRKIAGRIYKQVHSVSVSRQNLSIEQKNKIIEGLSTELDGIYEKESKKMQLHNSKRLAEKDQIKNQICNAISYHNSDNWLTMRYAQLQILLFRPSTLIPKPSIESLTKLGECCLLAWRHTYLLYTKKLLPLNWITLFRTLTICNTILYCLCQWSIDLIESKIEIQQCVEILQHFGEKWIFAKRCADVFQNMSNTILEISLSHGKVPNMDKLTRELFGASDAYQDILDENNVDVSWVDKLM
- the ENO2 gene encoding phosphopyruvate hydratase ENO2 (similar to Saccharomyces cerevisiae ENO1 (YGR254W) and ENO2 (YHR174W); ancestral locus Anc_5.62) encodes the protein MFSFFSKSFLRNQAIHCKSIHTKSIMAVSKIYARSVYDSRGNPTVEVEITTENGVFRAMVPSGASTGVHEALEMRDEDKSKWLGKGVLNAVANVNNVIAPAFVKANLDVKDQKAVDDFLLNLDGTANKSKLGANAILGVSLAAARAAAAEKNVPLYKHLADLSGAKTSPYVLPVPFLNVLNGGSHAGGALALQEFMIAPTGAKTFAEALRMGSEVYHNLKSLTKKRYGSSAGNVGDEGGVAPNIQTAEEALDLIVDAIKAAGHDGKIKIALDCASSEFFKDGKYDLDFKNPESDSSKWLSGPQLADLYHTLMKKYPIVSIEDPFAEDDWEAWSHFFKTAGIQIVADDLTVTNPARIATAIEKKSADALLLKVNQIGTLSESIKAANDSFAAGWGVMVSHRSGETEDTFIADLVVGLRTGQIKTGAPARSERLAKLNQILRIEEELGDKAIFAGENFHTGFKL
- the FMO1 gene encoding N,N-dimethylaniline monooxygenase (similar to Saccharomyces cerevisiae FMO1 (YHR176W); ancestral locus Anc_5.60), producing MTGQERRKVAIIGAGPGGLATTRVFLENTTTFDIKIFEKDSQIGGVWYYPEDNKEGRVMYDYLETNLSKELMQFSGFPFGEHIRKFPTRNDVYDYLRSYYKRFIVNNERVQIHFNNEVTGIKKVKNEWEVTIKDEEDVLKFDYVVIATGHFTEPNIPKGIPNLEHWFTNKHAFHAKDFQNAEIARGKTIVVIGNGSSGTDIRNQLSTVARKVYNSVNDPSLSSPLDNFKDIIELVPKIIKTNWESRSIELEDGRVLKNVDYLIYATGYLYAFPFFEEKMKVELLGEDRTSKGVHHLWEHLFYQPDPTLAFSLLPTMVVPFPLAELQACVIVKVFTNKLTVSKHTEEDFGNRHGFSFATGEDIDYYRHLQALLEMSGGNDDPFQPVKWDESHKRLRIKNVKDKENRNLLLSKFASELRERKEVYRLPPPEYT
- the CTR2 gene encoding low-affinity Cu transporter (similar to Saccharomyces cerevisiae CTR2 (YHR175W); ancestral locus Anc_5.61), producing the protein MTLLPPQVRDHLMNNQKNKETNMNMIHNNHHSMESHQHMVGKDMDMGEDSCSMNMLFSWSYKNTCVVFKWWHIRSFFGLIISCLSIMTLSYLYEYFKYRLNSYEENELKRNSNAVNTRKFKLHTSIWYAVQVGFSFMLMLVFMTYNGWLMLAVVFGAFLGHYSWNVPNSIKSTLGSQSLACH